In one window of Candidatus Avedoeria danica DNA:
- a CDS encoding ABC transporter ATP-binding protein — translation MSAVTRALARQAEGLTAAGGAIWQLRDELRPHRKRLGLAFAASLAYTALQMLEPWPLKVVLDNVIGGRPMGPWLQGLGLAGADGRTLVAVCAAAIVVTAVARGFLYQAESLLAARVGQSVVAHMRQRVFNHLLRLPVAYHIRAATGDLLTRLTSDMMLLRELLVGALSDLLSEGIVLIGFLVVMFVLDWRLALAATAMTPLLFGLLSVFSTRIRAAAQKQRRKEGQLASQMHEVLSGIHVVQMFTGEDAALARLDKTNRQSVESGLVSARLEAKLNRAVETTLAVAMATTVGYGALRVQAGALTPGELVVFASYLRSFYKPLKRIARIAERSSKAATCVDRITELLDVTSDVPDGHVAVDRLRGDIAFEGVGHAYTAGTPVLRAVDRTVRAGQTVALVGLSGAGKSTLLGLIPRLYDPTEGRLVIDGRDVRDYTLASLRAQIAVVPQDGVLFAGTVQDNIAFGRPDASFAEIVAAAEAACIHGFISGLPDGYQTPVGERGLTLSGGQRQRIAIARALVRNAPIVLLDEPTTGLDAESEAAVLTAIDRLLVGRTALVIAHRLSTVQAADAIWVVEGGRIAASGTHDELLAGNARYRGLYALQSRATVARPAEPRAAAAPGADLRLEAAR, via the coding sequence GTGAGCGCCGTCACTCGCGCGCTGGCGCGGCAGGCCGAGGGGCTCACGGCGGCGGGCGGGGCGATCTGGCAGCTGCGGGACGAGCTCCGCCCGCATCGGAAGCGGCTTGGGCTGGCGTTCGCGGCCAGCCTGGCCTACACGGCGCTGCAGATGCTCGAGCCGTGGCCGCTGAAGGTCGTGCTGGACAACGTGATCGGCGGGCGGCCGATGGGGCCGTGGCTGCAAGGGCTGGGGCTGGCGGGAGCGGACGGGCGCACGCTCGTGGCCGTCTGCGCCGCGGCGATCGTCGTGACCGCCGTGGCGCGCGGGTTCCTGTACCAGGCGGAGAGCCTGCTGGCGGCCCGCGTCGGCCAGTCGGTCGTCGCGCACATGCGACAAAGGGTGTTCAACCACCTCCTGCGGCTGCCGGTGGCCTACCACATCCGCGCCGCCACGGGCGATCTGCTCACGCGGCTGACAAGCGACATGATGCTCCTGCGCGAACTCCTCGTCGGCGCCCTGAGCGACCTTCTGAGCGAGGGCATCGTCCTGATCGGCTTCCTCGTGGTCATGTTCGTCCTGGACTGGCGATTGGCGCTGGCGGCCACAGCGATGACGCCGCTCCTGTTCGGCCTGCTGTCCGTCTTCAGCACCCGCATCCGCGCCGCGGCCCAGAAGCAGCGCCGCAAGGAGGGCCAGCTGGCCAGCCAGATGCACGAGGTGCTCTCCGGGATCCACGTGGTCCAGATGTTCACCGGTGAGGACGCCGCGCTGGCCCGGCTGGACAAGACGAACCGCCAGAGCGTCGAGAGCGGCCTCGTCTCGGCGCGGCTCGAGGCCAAGCTGAACCGCGCCGTCGAGACGACGCTGGCCGTGGCGATGGCGACGACGGTCGGCTACGGCGCGTTGCGCGTCCAGGCCGGTGCGCTCACGCCGGGCGAGCTCGTCGTCTTCGCGAGCTACCTGCGCAGCTTCTACAAGCCGCTCAAGCGGATCGCCCGGATCGCCGAACGGTCGAGCAAGGCGGCGACGTGCGTGGACCGGATCACCGAGCTGCTCGACGTGACCTCCGACGTCCCCGACGGGCACGTCGCGGTCGACCGGCTGCGCGGCGACATCGCGTTCGAGGGCGTCGGGCACGCCTACACCGCCGGCACGCCGGTCCTGCGGGCCGTCGACCGCACGGTGCGGGCCGGCCAGACGGTGGCCCTCGTCGGCCTCTCCGGCGCCGGCAAGTCGACGCTCCTCGGCCTGATCCCGCGCCTGTACGACCCGACGGAGGGCCGGCTGGTCATCGACGGCCGGGATGTACGGGACTACACGCTGGCCTCGCTGCGTGCCCAGATCGCCGTCGTGCCGCAAGACGGGGTCCTGTTCGCCGGGACCGTCCAGGACAACATCGCCTTCGGCCGGCCGGACGCCTCGTTCGCCGAGATCGTGGCGGCGGCCGAGGCGGCGTGCATCCACGGCTTCATCAGCGGCCTGCCGGACGGCTACCAGACGCCCGTCGGCGAGCGCGGCCTGACGCTCTCGGGCGGCCAGCGCCAGCGGATCGCGATCGCCCGCGCGCTCGTCCGCAACGCGCCGATCGTCCTGCTGGACGAGCCGACGACCGGCCTCGACGCCGAGTCAGAAGCCGCCGTCCTGACCGCGATCGACCGCCTGCTCGTCGGCCGGACGGCCCTCGTGATCGCCCACCGACTGTCGACGGTGCAGGCGGCCGACGCGATCTGGGTGGTGGAGGGCGGGCGGATCGCAGCCAGCGGGACGCACGACGAGCTGCTGGCCGGGAACGCCCGGTACCGCGGCCTGTACGCGCTGCAGTCGCGGGCGACGGTCGCGCGTCCGGCCGAGCCGCGCGCGGCGGCAGCGCCTGGTGCTGACCTGAGGTTGGAGGCGGCTCGATGA
- a CDS encoding glycosyltransferase: MNHSPMDHSPMNLLYACTDPGIPVDGTKGASIHVRAMCRAFAAEGHSVHIAAARIDAPALVAASPIVLDARSRRLIERASGDRAGALRAQLAARALALSTPAWRAAGIDAVYERYSLFGSGGQAVARALGVPHVLEVNAPLTREAARYRALPWPRRARAIERDVLTGADAVVAVSTPLAEWLAEVGVDPARILVLPNGVDADAMAAAAPERHAVRARLRLADRRVIGFVGSIRPWHGVGDVLDAFARVAADDPAACLLIVGDGPALPTLEARAVELGLRHRVRFTGSVPHEDVPALLAACDVAVAPYAADAEDYFSPLKLFEYLAAGLPTVAADIPPVRAVVDDGRTARLYPAGDVAAMASALAAVLAAPQAARAMGAAGRADVIARHTWRHNAQAVLARLARLSIHEGSTEAGGATGTDVACVADAATRRTSSTRGADACRVAA, translated from the coding sequence ATGAACCACTCGCCGATGGACCATTCGCCGATGAACCTCCTCTACGCCTGCACGGACCCCGGCATCCCGGTCGACGGCACGAAGGGCGCCAGCATCCACGTGCGAGCGATGTGCCGCGCGTTCGCGGCGGAGGGGCACAGCGTCCACATCGCCGCCGCCCGAATCGATGCCCCGGCGCTCGTTGCGGCGTCGCCCATCGTCCTCGACGCCCGCAGCCGCCGACTCATCGAGCGCGCCAGCGGCGACCGCGCCGGCGCGCTGCGGGCCCAGCTGGCGGCCCGCGCCCTCGCGCTGTCGACGCCCGCGTGGCGCGCCGCCGGCATCGACGCCGTCTACGAGCGCTACAGCCTCTTCGGCAGCGGCGGTCAGGCGGTGGCCCGCGCCCTTGGCGTGCCGCACGTGCTCGAGGTGAACGCGCCGCTGACGCGCGAGGCCGCCCGCTACCGCGCCCTGCCGTGGCCGCGCCGCGCGCGGGCGATCGAGCGCGACGTCCTGACCGGGGCCGACGCCGTCGTTGCGGTCTCGACGCCGCTGGCCGAATGGCTCGCCGAAGTGGGCGTCGATCCCGCGCGGATCCTCGTCCTGCCCAACGGCGTCGATGCCGACGCGATGGCCGCCGCCGCACCTGAGCGGCACGCCGTGCGCGCCCGACTGCGCCTTGCCGACCGCCGTGTGATCGGCTTCGTCGGCAGCATCCGGCCGTGGCACGGCGTCGGCGACGTGTTGGACGCGTTCGCCCGGGTGGCGGCGGACGATCCGGCCGCATGCCTCCTCATCGTCGGCGACGGTCCGGCGCTGCCGACCCTCGAGGCGCGCGCCGTCGAGCTCGGGCTCCGGCACCGCGTGCGCTTCACGGGGTCCGTGCCGCACGAGGACGTGCCGGCGCTGCTGGCGGCGTGCGACGTGGCGGTGGCGCCCTACGCCGCGGACGCCGAGGATTACTTCTCCCCTCTCAAGCTGTTCGAGTACCTCGCCGCCGGCCTGCCGACGGTCGCCGCGGACATCCCCCCGGTGCGCGCGGTGGTCGACGACGGGCGGACGGCGAGGCTCTACCCGGCCGGCGACGTCGCCGCGATGGCTTCAGCGCTCGCGGCGGTGCTCGCCGCCCCGCAGGCAGCCAGGGCGATGGGCGCCGCCGGGCGGGCCGACGTGATCGCCCGCCACACCTGGCGGCACAACGCGCAGGCGGTGCTGGCGCGATTGGCACGGTTGTCGATCCACGAGGGGTCGACCGAAGCGGGTGGAGCGACTGGAACGGATGTGGCATGTGTCGCCGATGCCGCGACGCGTCGCACATCGTCGACCCGAGGCGCCGACGCCTGCCGGGTGGCGGCGTGA
- a CDS encoding glycosyltransferase, producing MTNVTTVTTVPGVSSWPNATKTAAVPATTRVGYVCKMFPRFSETFILNEILELERQGADLHIFSLKTNNEGRFHADVARVRARVTYAPEAVWAGGVRDVVRTHVAAWRAAPEAYRTVLFETARKRRLGAWKRFHQAVWLAPRVKAAGVTHLHAHFASSATSVARIVSRLTGVPYSFTAHAKDIFHQSVAPTALARKFVDARFSVTVSDFNRAYLAHTPGTSRLVRIYNGLDLDAFHRNGHVPHPLPLILGIGRLVEKKGFDDLIRACAILKAEGVPFTCQIIGTGERAASLTALVAALDLADRVTLPGPLPRAALIDLIPHATAFAAPCVVGADGNRDGLPTVLIEAMALGVPVVATPVTGIPELVQDDVTGLLVPERDPEALAAALKLLLADARLRRRLADAGRARVEAAFDVRANVGRLHMLFAEGVGR from the coding sequence GTGACGAACGTGACCACAGTGACGACCGTGCCGGGTGTGTCCAGTTGGCCGAATGCGACGAAGACGGCCGCCGTGCCCGCGACCACCCGTGTCGGCTACGTCTGCAAAATGTTCCCGCGCTTCTCGGAGACGTTCATCCTCAACGAGATCCTCGAGCTCGAGCGCCAAGGCGCCGACCTCCACATCTTCAGCCTGAAGACGAATAACGAGGGCCGCTTCCACGCCGATGTCGCCCGCGTCCGGGCGCGCGTGACCTACGCCCCCGAGGCTGTCTGGGCCGGCGGCGTGCGCGACGTCGTCCGCACGCACGTCGCCGCGTGGCGCGCGGCGCCGGAAGCCTATCGCACCGTCCTCTTCGAAACGGCCCGCAAGCGGCGGCTCGGCGCCTGGAAGCGCTTCCACCAGGCGGTCTGGCTGGCGCCGCGCGTCAAGGCGGCCGGCGTGACCCACCTCCACGCGCACTTCGCGTCCAGCGCGACGTCCGTGGCGCGGATCGTGTCCCGCCTGACCGGCGTCCCGTACAGCTTCACGGCGCACGCCAAGGACATCTTTCATCAGTCCGTCGCGCCGACGGCGCTCGCGCGCAAGTTCGTCGATGCCCGTTTCAGCGTGACGGTCAGCGACTTCAACAGGGCCTACCTGGCCCACACGCCCGGCACATCGCGGCTCGTGCGGATCTACAACGGCCTCGACCTCGACGCGTTCCACCGCAACGGCCACGTCCCGCACCCGCTGCCGCTGATCCTCGGGATCGGCCGGCTCGTCGAGAAGAAGGGGTTCGATGACCTCATCCGCGCGTGTGCGATCCTCAAGGCGGAGGGCGTGCCCTTCACGTGTCAGATCATCGGCACCGGCGAGCGCGCCGCGTCGCTCACCGCGCTCGTCGCCGCGCTCGACCTGGCCGATCGCGTGACGCTGCCCGGCCCGCTGCCGCGCGCCGCGCTCATCGACCTCATCCCGCACGCCACCGCCTTCGCCGCCCCGTGCGTCGTCGGCGCCGACGGCAACCGCGACGGCCTGCCGACCGTCCTCATCGAGGCGATGGCCCTCGGCGTACCCGTCGTGGCGACGCCCGTCACCGGCATCCCGGAACTCGTCCAAGACGATGTCACCGGCCTGCTCGTGCCCGAGCGCGACCCCGAAGCCCTGGCCGCCGCCCTCAAGCTGCTCCTGGCGGATGCCCGGCTCCGCCGCCGCCTGGCCGACGCCGGCCGCGCCCGCGTCGAGGCCGCGTTCGACGTGCGGGCGAACGTCGGCCGGCTGCACATGCTGTTCGCCGAAGGCGTCGGTCGATGA